In Acinonyx jubatus isolate Ajub_Pintada_27869175 chromosome A3, VMU_Ajub_asm_v1.0, whole genome shotgun sequence, a genomic segment contains:
- the LOC106969031 gene encoding protein WFDC10B: protein MPTQALLPMLLLSVLLLQAQGGHRKLNRMQGLKACEKKPSVYLCSNHCSYLLKCPKANTVCCSTSCGNVCMSLQ from the exons ATGCCAACCCAGGCTCTCCTGCCCATGCTTCTCCTCTCTGTGCTGCTGCTACAGGCCCAGGGAGGGCACCGTAAACTGAACAGGATGCAGG GTCTAAAGGCCTGTGAGAAGAAGCCCAGCGTGTATCTTTGCAGTAATCACTGTTCATATTTACTAAAGTGTCCAAAAGCAAATACTGTATGTTGTTCAACCTCCTGTGGGAACGTTTGCATGAGCCTCCAGTGA